A genomic segment from Gracilimonas sediminicola encodes:
- the argH gene encoding argininosuccinate lyase, protein MPDKKLWEKGIQTDAFIEKFTVGKDRDLDLELARYDVQGTLAHIAMLESVGLLEKGELKSLTKELNRILDEVIEAGRFEIEDGVEDVHSQIELMLTRTLGDVGKKVHAGRSRNDQVLVDIRLYLRDQIKEIAGLSGRLFHTLIKQSEATKEVLLPGYTHTQAAMPSSFGMWFGAYAESLVDDLALLESVYHIINRNPLGSAAGYGSSFPLDRTMTAELLGFEGLNVNSVYAQMGRGKTEQTLSFAMAGLAGTLNKLAADVCLYNSQNFQFLKLPDKLTTGSSIMPHKKNPDVFELIRAKTNALKALPNQIMMATTNLTSGYHRDFQILKEQLFPAIEELKSCLFITEYAAGQMEVNHNILDDPKYKLIFSVEAVNELVKQGVPFRDAYQKVAQQIKDGSFEPPTELNHTHEGSIGNLGNDVLKERFNSIKM, encoded by the coding sequence ATGCCTGACAAGAAACTTTGGGAAAAAGGAATTCAAACCGATGCGTTCATCGAGAAATTTACGGTGGGGAAAGACCGGGATCTGGATCTCGAACTTGCAAGGTATGATGTGCAGGGAACCCTCGCTCACATCGCCATGCTGGAGTCGGTAGGGCTGCTGGAAAAGGGTGAGCTGAAATCACTGACGAAAGAACTGAACCGGATTTTGGATGAAGTGATCGAAGCCGGCCGGTTTGAAATCGAGGATGGCGTGGAAGATGTTCATTCACAAATTGAATTGATGCTGACGCGCACGCTTGGAGATGTCGGCAAGAAAGTACACGCCGGCCGTTCCCGAAATGATCAGGTGTTGGTGGATATCCGCCTGTACCTCCGTGATCAAATAAAAGAAATTGCCGGGCTTTCCGGAAGGTTGTTTCACACCCTCATTAAGCAAAGTGAAGCCACCAAAGAAGTTCTGCTGCCGGGTTATACGCACACCCAGGCAGCGATGCCCTCCAGCTTTGGGATGTGGTTTGGCGCCTATGCCGAAAGCCTGGTTGATGACTTGGCCTTGCTTGAATCCGTTTATCATATCATCAACAGGAACCCGCTCGGCTCGGCTGCCGGTTACGGCTCATCCTTTCCACTGGATCGAACAATGACGGCCGAACTGCTTGGTTTCGAAGGGTTGAACGTGAACTCCGTGTATGCGCAAATGGGTCGTGGTAAAACAGAACAGACCCTGTCTTTTGCCATGGCCGGACTGGCGGGAACCCTCAACAAACTTGCTGCCGATGTATGCCTGTACAACAGTCAGAATTTTCAGTTTCTGAAGCTGCCCGACAAACTCACGACCGGGTCCAGCATCATGCCACATAAAAAGAACCCGGATGTGTTTGAACTGATCCGCGCCAAAACCAATGCGCTGAAAGCACTGCCCAATCAAATTATGATGGCTACCACTAACCTGACATCCGGCTATCATCGTGATTTCCAGATTTTAAAGGAGCAGCTTTTCCCGGCTATCGAAGAACTGAAGAGCTGTTTGTTCATCACCGAATATGCGGCCGGACAGATGGAGGTAAATCATAACATTCTTGATGACCCGAAATATAAACTGATCTTTTCTGTGGAAGCGGTAAACGAGCTCGTTAAACAAGGAGTGCCATTCAGAGATGCCTATCAAAAAGTAGCACAGCAAATTAAAGACGGAAGCTTTGAACCCCCTACGGAGCTGAATCACACCCATGAAGGAAGTATCGGGAATTTGGGGAATGATGTGTTAAAGGAGAGATTTAATAGTATTAAGATGTAA
- a CDS encoding N-acetylornithine carbamoyltransferase: MKSFLSLNDVENLPALVKDALEIKKNPHVYKDLGRNKSMCLIFLNPSLRTRLSSQKAAFNLGLQTAVLDVGSQGWQLEFADGVKMDSDKAEHIREAAAVIGSYFDVVAIRAFAKLENREEDYSEQVMESFKKFCPAPVINMESGTGHPLQALADLITIEEHKTVEKPKVVLTWAPHLKALPQAVANSFSRWMQAADFDLTITHPKGYELVDEAVGNATVEYDQQKAFEGADFIYAKNWSSYSQYGQVLSKDPNWMVMAEKMKRTNNARFMHCLPVRRNVIVEDAVIDSNNSLVIPEATNRIYSMQVVLKHILEELKSSH; the protein is encoded by the coding sequence ATGAAATCATTCCTGTCCCTTAACGATGTAGAAAACCTTCCGGCACTGGTTAAAGATGCGCTGGAAATAAAAAAGAACCCGCATGTGTATAAAGATCTCGGACGAAATAAATCCATGTGCCTGATATTTCTGAACCCCAGCCTGCGAACGCGATTAAGTTCTCAAAAAGCAGCCTTCAACCTTGGCCTGCAAACGGCCGTACTGGATGTTGGAAGTCAGGGTTGGCAGCTGGAGTTTGCGGATGGAGTCAAAATGGATTCAGATAAAGCCGAACACATCCGTGAAGCGGCAGCCGTAATCGGCTCCTACTTTGATGTCGTTGCCATTCGTGCTTTTGCCAAGCTTGAAAACCGCGAAGAAGATTACAGCGAGCAGGTGATGGAATCGTTCAAAAAATTCTGCCCGGCTCCGGTTATTAATATGGAGTCGGGAACCGGACATCCGCTGCAGGCGCTGGCCGACCTCATCACCATAGAAGAACATAAAACCGTCGAAAAGCCCAAAGTGGTTTTAACGTGGGCGCCACATCTAAAAGCATTGCCCCAGGCCGTAGCCAATTCCTTTTCCCGATGGATGCAGGCTGCTGATTTTGATCTGACAATCACTCACCCCAAAGGCTATGAACTGGTGGATGAAGCCGTTGGTAATGCCACGGTTGAGTACGATCAACAAAAAGCTTTTGAAGGAGCTGATTTCATTTATGCAAAAAACTGGAGCAGCTATTCACAATATGGGCAAGTACTCTCCAAAGATCCAAACTGGATGGTAATGGCCGAAAAGATGAAGCGCACCAACAATGCCAGGTTTATGCATTGTCTGCCCGTTCGCAGAAATGTAATCGTAGAAGATGCTGTCATTGACAGCAATAACAGCCTGGTGATTCCTGAAGCCACTAACCGGATTTACTCCATGCAGGTTGTTCTGAAACACATTCTGGAGGAACTGAAATCAAGTCACTGA
- a CDS encoding cupin domain-containing protein, whose product MSTETMTAEEVAEGKLNEAEDVKEIMASGEDVGLRIWREEEPDADKEFHTNSYETVGYVLKGKAELHLENDQVVELTEGNSYLVPKETEHTYKIIETFSAVEATSPPAHLQ is encoded by the coding sequence ATGAGTACCGAAACGATGACAGCCGAAGAAGTAGCAGAAGGTAAATTAAATGAGGCCGAAGACGTGAAAGAAATCATGGCTTCCGGCGAAGATGTAGGGCTCAGAATCTGGAGAGAGGAAGAGCCGGATGCGGACAAAGAATTTCACACTAATTCTTATGAAACGGTAGGTTATGTACTAAAAGGTAAAGCCGAGCTTCATTTGGAAAATGATCAGGTTGTTGAGTTGACGGAAGGGAATTCATACCTGGTTCCAAAAGAAACAGAGCATACCTATAAAATCATCGAAACCTTTTCGGCTGTGGAAGCCACTTCACCTCCGGCACATCTGCAGTAA
- a CDS encoding lamin tail domain-containing protein, whose product MEGLTQGNKMPRNVYGCFTAFLFALIFSIQPAIAQNQTIGAGLEGQALIDYLQQNYSPAQTLGYDTARDTMYAVIDNDNGNLTGVYTGYTITLDPNEDPSTDAFYKGVNAEHTWPQSMGAGNEPAKSDIHHLFPTKSNVNSARNNDPLGEIDDNLTDTWYYLDQSQSSIPSSNIDLYAENYGSTTFEPREQHKGNAARAVFYFVAIYQAQADQNFFDQQKNDLYQWHYLDEVDANELNRSSAIAGYQGNENPFILDTSLVRRAFFPDGNTGGSDTTPPVISSVQSSNIGANSATITWGTDELATSQVNYGATTSYGSTQSSGSFTTSHSLTLTGLTANTTYNYQVSSTDGSGNSSSSGNFTFTTAEEGTSAGSIVFSEIFYDTPGTDSDEEWIEIYNGTSSTIDLSGYTVTDNNGTGSSYTFPSGSTIAPSSYFTVASNSAGFQSLYGFDADQYGSIPALNNGGDVLILTDGQSNEVDIVAWEGGASAGLPSGWGSSSDPSAATGESIYRSSPGSDSDSYTDWAVAVNNGDPQTQASAPVVDYVLFSEIFYDTPGTDADEEWIELYNPTSQQIDLTGYTIIDNNGTGSSYTFPSGTVIEASSYFTVASNQAGFNALYTNDAYQYGGIPALNNGGDALLLNNASGSTIDQVAWEGGASSGVPSGWGAGPTASTGESLVRSSFDVDNDDETDWTTATNNGDPATIEATDTTAPVISSVASSNITETEASITWTTDEPANSQVNYGTTTSYGSSAGSGSYVTSHSQTLTGLTAGTDYFYQVVSTDEAGNTSVDETYSFTTASPPASSTPDILISEIFYDTPGNESKEEWVEIYNTTGQEIQLNGWTLVDDNGNGQSFTFANKHKIGGNTFMTLALDRKDFKALYNKNADDFVNLPPLNNGGDVLVLKDASGNVIDAVAWEGGANSLVSGWGSSSLPSAGEGNSIYRSDLGTDTDTYNDWTTSSDLGSPMTQSDGTFFASVNDNTESRVEEGPGEELPAQVTLGNFPNPFNPTTQIAYTLPEAQRVKVTVFNMLGQQVATLVDGFTEAGAHQVVFDASAMSSGLYLYSIQTRSTVITKKMMLIK is encoded by the coding sequence ATGGAAGGATTAACCCAAGGCAATAAAATGCCCAGGAATGTGTACGGCTGTTTCACAGCATTCCTTTTTGCTCTCATCTTCTCAATACAACCTGCAATTGCTCAGAATCAAACCATTGGTGCCGGACTGGAAGGTCAGGCCTTGATCGATTACCTGCAGCAAAACTACTCCCCTGCCCAAACGCTGGGATATGACACTGCCCGAGATACCATGTATGCAGTTATTGACAACGACAATGGGAACCTCACCGGTGTTTATACAGGATACACGATCACTTTAGATCCTAATGAAGACCCAAGTACTGATGCTTTTTATAAAGGCGTTAATGCCGAGCACACGTGGCCTCAAAGCATGGGCGCAGGGAATGAACCGGCGAAATCTGATATTCACCATCTGTTCCCGACAAAATCGAATGTAAACAGTGCCAGGAATAATGACCCTTTAGGTGAAATTGACGACAACCTGACCGATACCTGGTATTACCTCGATCAATCACAATCATCCATCCCGTCCAGCAATATTGATTTATATGCCGAGAATTACGGAAGCACCACCTTTGAACCCCGAGAACAACATAAGGGAAATGCCGCCCGGGCCGTATTCTATTTTGTAGCAATCTACCAAGCCCAAGCCGATCAAAACTTCTTTGATCAACAAAAGAACGATTTATATCAGTGGCATTATTTGGATGAAGTGGATGCCAACGAACTAAACAGAAGCAGTGCCATTGCCGGGTATCAGGGTAACGAAAACCCATTTATACTCGACACTTCTCTAGTTCGCAGAGCTTTCTTTCCGGATGGAAATACCGGTGGCAGCGATACTACTCCCCCTGTTATAAGTTCAGTCCAAAGCTCCAATATCGGAGCTAATTCTGCTACTATCACCTGGGGTACAGATGAGCTGGCTACCTCACAGGTCAACTATGGAGCCACAACATCCTATGGTTCTACCCAAAGCAGCGGAAGTTTTACTACCTCCCATTCCCTCACTTTAACAGGGCTCACTGCAAATACTACCTACAATTACCAGGTTAGTAGCACCGATGGCTCTGGTAATTCTTCCAGTTCCGGCAACTTCACATTTACAACGGCTGAAGAAGGCACCAGTGCCGGTTCTATCGTCTTTTCCGAGATTTTTTATGATACCCCCGGAACCGACAGCGACGAAGAATGGATCGAGATCTATAACGGCACCTCATCTACGATAGATTTAAGTGGTTACACCGTCACAGATAACAATGGAACCGGTTCGTCCTATACTTTTCCCTCAGGCAGCACCATTGCACCAAGTTCTTATTTTACGGTAGCTTCAAATTCAGCCGGATTCCAGTCGCTGTATGGGTTTGATGCCGACCAGTATGGCTCTATCCCTGCTTTGAATAATGGAGGAGATGTGCTCATTTTAACCGATGGGCAGAGCAATGAAGTAGATATTGTAGCCTGGGAAGGAGGTGCTTCTGCAGGACTTCCTTCAGGCTGGGGAAGCAGTAGTGACCCATCTGCTGCAACCGGGGAATCAATCTACCGAAGTTCTCCTGGATCAGATTCTGATTCATATACTGATTGGGCGGTAGCTGTTAACAATGGCGACCCCCAAACACAAGCTTCGGCTCCTGTTGTAGATTATGTCCTCTTTTCAGAAATATTCTATGACACCCCCGGAACCGATGCTGATGAAGAATGGATTGAACTGTACAACCCCACTTCACAACAAATTGACCTGACCGGTTATACTATCATAGATAACAATGGAACCGGTTCATCTTACACCTTCCCTTCAGGAACAGTGATTGAAGCCAGTTCCTACTTTACCGTTGCATCAAACCAAGCGGGATTTAACGCACTTTATACGAATGATGCCTATCAATATGGAGGGATTCCCGCCCTTAATAATGGCGGAGATGCCTTACTCCTGAACAATGCTTCCGGCTCCACCATCGATCAGGTGGCATGGGAGGGTGGTGCTTCATCCGGCGTTCCATCCGGCTGGGGAGCCGGGCCCACCGCTTCTACCGGAGAAAGCCTGGTTCGCAGCTCCTTTGATGTGGATAACGATGATGAAACCGACTGGACTACTGCTACCAATAATGGAGATCCGGCCACCATCGAAGCAACTGATACCACTGCCCCGGTTATCTCTTCTGTTGCTTCTTCCAATATCACTGAAACCGAAGCTTCGATTACATGGACAACGGACGAGCCTGCAAATTCACAGGTGAATTATGGCACTACTACCAGTTATGGGTCATCAGCGGGTAGCGGAAGTTATGTGACTTCACACTCCCAAACCCTGACCGGGCTTACAGCCGGAACCGATTATTTCTACCAGGTAGTTTCTACCGATGAAGCCGGAAATACCTCTGTAGATGAAACTTACTCATTTACAACGGCCAGTCCGCCTGCTTCTTCCACTCCGGACATTCTTATCAGTGAGATTTTCTATGATACGCCTGGTAATGAATCCAAGGAAGAGTGGGTAGAGATCTACAACACGACCGGACAAGAAATCCAACTTAACGGATGGACTTTGGTTGATGATAATGGAAACGGCCAGTCATTTACTTTTGCGAACAAACATAAGATCGGCGGGAATACTTTTATGACACTCGCACTCGATCGCAAGGATTTCAAAGCACTGTATAATAAAAATGCAGATGACTTCGTGAATCTGCCTCCGCTTAATAACGGCGGAGATGTATTAGTTCTTAAAGATGCTTCCGGAAATGTAATTGACGCCGTGGCCTGGGAAGGAGGCGCCAATAGCTTAGTCTCAGGATGGGGAAGTTCCTCGTTACCATCAGCCGGAGAAGGCAACAGTATCTATAGAAGTGACCTGGGAACAGATACCGATACCTATAACGATTGGACAACCTCTTCCGATCTCGGTTCACCCATGACCCAGTCCGATGGAACCTTTTTCGCTTCTGTAAATGACAATACAGAAAGCCGAGTTGAAGAAGGACCCGGCGAAGAGCTTCCAGCACAAGTTACCCTGGGCAACTTCCCTAATCCGTTTAACCCGACAACTCAGATTGCCTACACCCTGCCGGAAGCGCAGCGCGTGAAAGTTACCGTCTTCAACATGCTGGGGCAGCAGGTAGCCACTTTGGTTGATGGATTTACTGAAGCCGGTGCGCATCAGGTTGTATTTGATGCCTCGGCAATGTCGAGTGGGCTTTACCTGTATTCTATACAAACACGCTCAACAGTCATCACCAAAAAAATGATGCTGATTAAATAG
- a CDS encoding NADP-dependent oxidoreductase, with protein sequence MSEQMNAAFIEEYGELTNVTTGELPKPEAGEGEVLVRVKSAGVNPVDAAVVRGMLKDAIPGEFPLVPGWDVAGVVEEIGHSVSRFSTGDEVYAYARRPKIQHGTYAEYISLPESYLAERPTNISMEASGGIPLVGLTAYQSIFDFGELKEGQTLLILGASGGVGTLAIQLAKSVGAQVIGVASESNHEYMKELGADITIDYNDNHVGEAVKEARPDGVDLIFHCSRGDSFSQVMETGVLKEGGKVASITNSNPEISDDIEFKYVFVEPNAEQLEHITVLADSGKISVPVTDTFSLEEASEALQKIESLHTRGKLVITP encoded by the coding sequence ATGAGCGAACAAATGAACGCTGCTTTTATAGAGGAGTATGGAGAGCTAACCAATGTAACCACCGGAGAATTACCCAAGCCCGAAGCGGGTGAAGGTGAAGTTTTAGTACGGGTGAAATCGGCCGGTGTAAACCCGGTGGATGCCGCTGTTGTACGGGGCATGCTGAAAGATGCCATCCCCGGTGAATTTCCCCTTGTGCCCGGCTGGGATGTGGCAGGAGTTGTGGAAGAAATCGGTCACTCCGTAAGCCGTTTCAGCACCGGGGATGAAGTGTATGCTTATGCCCGCCGACCGAAAATTCAGCACGGCACATATGCTGAGTATATAAGCTTGCCGGAGTCCTACCTTGCAGAACGACCGACCAATATTTCCATGGAGGCCTCCGGCGGAATTCCGTTAGTGGGGTTAACCGCTTACCAATCTATCTTTGATTTCGGAGAACTGAAAGAAGGGCAAACCCTGCTCATATTAGGAGCCTCCGGCGGAGTGGGAACACTGGCCATCCAGCTGGCAAAATCGGTAGGTGCACAAGTGATTGGAGTAGCGAGTGAATCCAACCATGAATATATGAAGGAACTCGGTGCCGACATCACCATAGATTATAACGACAATCATGTAGGAGAAGCCGTGAAAGAAGCCCGGCCCGATGGAGTGGATTTGATTTTTCATTGCTCACGGGGCGATTCCTTCAGCCAGGTTATGGAAACCGGCGTGCTGAAAGAGGGCGGAAAAGTAGCTTCCATTACCAACAGCAATCCTGAGATCAGCGACGACATTGAGTTTAAATACGTGTTTGTAGAACCCAATGCCGAGCAGCTGGAGCATATCACCGTGCTTGCCGACAGCGGTAAAATTTCCGTACCGGTCACCGATACTTTTTCTTTAGAAGAAGCCAGTGAAGCACTTCAGAAAATTGAGTCGCTGCACACGAGGGGTAAACTGGTGATTACTCCCTGA
- a CDS encoding 2'-5' RNA ligase family protein — protein sequence MNQLYFIALIPPGPLKDEIQELKLEVKEKFDSSHSLNAPPHITLLSPFRLEDQNEDKLDSLLEVFTQSFKPFEIRLNNFSTFPPRVIFIDVEESAALMDMQEQLEELARSNTGLFNYNYDERPYHPHLTLAFKDLTKKNFYKAWKEFENRTFENSFTADALYLLKHDGQRWKVATSYSL from the coding sequence ATGAACCAACTCTACTTCATAGCACTCATTCCTCCAGGTCCGCTGAAGGATGAAATTCAGGAGCTGAAGCTGGAAGTAAAGGAGAAATTCGACAGCTCGCATTCCCTGAATGCACCGCCGCATATCACCCTGCTGAGTCCTTTTCGGCTGGAAGATCAAAACGAAGATAAACTGGATTCCCTGCTCGAAGTATTTACCCAGTCGTTTAAACCGTTTGAAATCCGTCTCAACAACTTTTCAACCTTTCCGCCCCGCGTTATTTTTATTGATGTTGAGGAATCGGCTGCCCTCATGGATATGCAGGAACAACTGGAAGAGCTGGCCCGCTCAAATACCGGGCTTTTCAACTACAACTATGACGAGCGTCCCTATCATCCGCATCTCACCTTAGCCTTCAAAGATCTCACCAAAAAGAATTTCTACAAGGCATGGAAGGAGTTTGAGAACCGGACTTTTGAAAATTCGTTTACGGCCGATGCTCTTTATCTGCTTAAGCATGATGGACAACGGTGGAAAGTCGCAACCTCCTATTCCCTTTAA
- the argB gene encoding acetylglutamate kinase, whose product MKSLKVIKIGGKVIDDDQKLDHFLNDFASVKGPKILIHGGGSIATKMGERLGIKPNMIDGRRITDAETLEVITMVYGGLVNKNIVAKLHSLGAKAVGLSGADLNIIPAKKRNPKPVDFGWVGDVETIHTEWLSQFLDNEVVPVLAPLTHDQNGHILNTNADTIASSVATALSKDFETELLFCFEQPGVMNDGKLITKMNLLLYRYLKDGGIITDGMIPKLDLGFSALRKGVKVSIRSFEDVAKTESGTRLVK is encoded by the coding sequence ATCAAGTCACTGAAAGTAATTAAGATTGGTGGGAAGGTAATTGACGATGATCAAAAGCTGGATCACTTTCTGAATGATTTTGCTTCTGTTAAAGGTCCGAAAATCTTGATTCATGGAGGCGGATCCATTGCCACCAAAATGGGAGAACGGCTCGGCATCAAACCGAATATGATTGACGGAAGGCGAATTACCGATGCGGAAACACTGGAGGTAATCACTATGGTTTATGGCGGACTGGTTAACAAGAATATTGTTGCCAAGCTTCACTCGTTGGGAGCAAAAGCGGTGGGTCTTTCCGGGGCCGACCTGAACATCATCCCTGCCAAAAAGCGTAATCCCAAACCGGTAGATTTTGGCTGGGTCGGTGATGTGGAAACCATTCACACCGAATGGCTTTCCCAATTTTTGGATAACGAAGTGGTCCCCGTGCTGGCTCCACTTACACACGACCAAAATGGCCATATACTCAATACCAATGCGGACACCATTGCATCATCGGTGGCAACGGCTCTGAGCAAGGACTTCGAGACGGAACTCTTGTTTTGCTTTGAACAGCCCGGTGTGATGAACGATGGAAAACTGATCACGAAAATGAACCTGCTGCTTTACCGATACCTGAAAGATGGGGGTATTATTACCGATGGCATGATTCCAAAGCTGGATCTCGGATTTTCAGCACTTCGGAAAGGAGTCAAGGTGAGCATTCGTAGCTTTGAAGATGTGGCCAAGACGGAATCAGGAACAAGATTAGTTAAATGA
- a CDS encoding M20 family metallo-hydrolase: MNNIQELTEEAIELLKELISIQSYSGQENQTADLLSNVLSDFGFDPHRKGNNIWSWSADFDPRKPTVMLNSHHDTVRATSKWTKDPFTPTLEDGKLFGLGSNDAGGPLVSLLATLVLLSQKVQPYNLIFLASAEEETSGKNGVPIVLPELPNIDFAVVGEPTSMNLAIAERGLIVLDCVSHGQSGHAARNEGENSLYKAMKDIDWFRSYQFEKVSEVLGPINMTVTMIEAGSQHNVVPDECRFVVDVRPNEFYTNEEVVQLIREHLDCEVTPRSTNLNASGVEPDHPVIQRAKELGLKTYGSKTMSDQVHMAFDSVKIGPGDTRRSHTADEYIKLEEISNGINTYITLLDQWNIR, translated from the coding sequence ATGAACAACATACAAGAACTTACGGAAGAGGCCATCGAGCTGCTTAAAGAGCTGATTTCCATTCAATCCTACAGCGGACAGGAAAACCAGACAGCTGATTTACTTTCCAATGTACTTTCGGACTTTGGGTTTGATCCCCACCGAAAAGGGAATAACATCTGGAGTTGGTCGGCTGATTTTGATCCCCGGAAACCGACGGTCATGCTGAACTCGCATCATGATACGGTGAGGGCTACTTCGAAATGGACTAAAGATCCTTTTACTCCCACCTTGGAAGACGGCAAGCTCTTCGGGTTGGGAAGCAATGATGCCGGCGGGCCTTTGGTGAGTTTACTCGCAACCTTAGTTCTTCTCTCCCAAAAAGTACAGCCATATAATTTGATTTTTCTGGCCTCGGCGGAGGAAGAAACTTCCGGAAAGAACGGCGTTCCCATTGTGCTTCCTGAATTGCCAAATATTGATTTCGCCGTGGTGGGTGAACCGACCTCTATGAACCTTGCCATTGCCGAGCGCGGATTAATTGTTCTGGATTGTGTGAGTCATGGCCAAAGCGGTCATGCTGCGCGAAATGAAGGTGAAAATTCGCTGTATAAAGCCATGAAAGATATTGATTGGTTTCGTTCTTACCAGTTTGAAAAAGTATCGGAAGTATTGGGTCCTATAAACATGACCGTGACCATGATCGAGGCTGGAAGTCAGCATAATGTGGTGCCTGATGAATGCCGGTTTGTAGTGGATGTTCGTCCTAATGAATTTTACACGAACGAAGAAGTTGTGCAGCTGATCCGCGAACATTTGGATTGCGAAGTAACTCCCCGGTCCACCAATCTGAATGCTTCGGGCGTGGAGCCTGATCATCCGGTAATTCAAAGGGCAAAAGAATTGGGACTCAAAACCTATGGATCAAAGACAATGTCGGACCAGGTTCACATGGCGTTTGACAGTGTGAAAATCGGCCCCGGAGATACCCGCCGATCTCATACTGCAGATGAATATATTAAGCTGGAAGAAATCAGTAATGGAATCAACACGTACATAACCCTTTTAGACCAGTGGAACATACGGTAG
- a CDS encoding aryl-sulfate sulfotransferase, producing the protein MKQCLPLLVIVSLFFVDCSKNSTGPDIPVLSDILLEENVTVNPSGYAPLTAMINIETQVSVTIRIEVMGKDEHSGIYHAIEGHRTMHEIPVLGLYANSKNIVRLTFYSNNWKEIGSKEYSVETEALSPDMPQVEIDVANLSQMAEGWTFVSYFGFEKGGTANPQRPFIFDVNGDIRWYLDFSNHPVLGSLFYDDGMERLQNGNLYFGDGSSDKIYEINMFGDILNSWDMPGYGFHHEVTEKPDGNFIATVNKLGADTIEDYLIEIDRESNEITTVWDLNVSLQYSRRTFTNNDEDWFHANAVEYSEDDDCIIVSGRTQGVVKLTRENEVVWIMSPHRGWATSGRGEDLNQYLLQPLDSEGNLIKSINVMDGFYNHTDFEWNWYQHAPQLMPNGNIMLFDNGDNRNYRNTGPYSRAVEYEVNESDMTIQQIWQYGKERGGETYSRIVSDVDYDPGSGHVFFSPGAVHNSSTYGKVVEVDYLSGDVLFEATITPPAPLFIITFHRTERMKIYAN; encoded by the coding sequence ATGAAGCAATGCCTGCCCCTCTTAGTCATAGTCTCTTTGTTCTTTGTTGATTGTTCTAAAAACAGCACCGGACCTGATATACCGGTGTTGTCGGATATACTGCTGGAAGAGAATGTGACGGTAAATCCTTCGGGATATGCTCCTTTAACGGCTATGATAAATATTGAAACCCAGGTATCTGTAACAATCAGGATTGAAGTGATGGGCAAGGACGAGCATTCCGGAATCTATCATGCCATAGAAGGTCATCGGACAATGCATGAAATACCAGTTTTGGGTTTATATGCAAACTCCAAAAATATAGTGAGGCTGACGTTTTATAGTAATAATTGGAAGGAAATTGGCTCAAAAGAATACTCTGTAGAAACGGAAGCACTCTCACCAGATATGCCTCAGGTAGAGATTGATGTTGCAAACCTTTCTCAGATGGCTGAGGGGTGGACATTTGTGAGCTATTTTGGGTTTGAGAAAGGCGGTACGGCAAATCCTCAGCGACCTTTTATTTTTGATGTAAATGGTGATATAAGGTGGTATTTGGATTTCTCAAATCACCCGGTACTGGGATCTTTATTTTATGATGACGGTATGGAGCGGCTTCAAAATGGGAACCTGTATTTTGGAGATGGAAGTTCCGATAAAATTTATGAGATTAATATGTTCGGAGATATTCTTAACAGCTGGGACATGCCCGGGTATGGATTTCACCATGAGGTTACTGAAAAGCCGGATGGTAATTTCATTGCCACGGTTAATAAATTGGGGGCGGATACCATTGAGGATTATTTGATAGAGATAGACCGGGAGAGTAATGAAATTACCACCGTCTGGGACCTGAATGTGTCTCTGCAGTACTCCCGCCGCACCTTCACCAACAACGACGAGGATTGGTTTCATGCCAATGCCGTAGAATATAGCGAAGACGACGACTGTATAATTGTATCAGGGCGTACTCAGGGAGTAGTAAAGCTTACAAGGGAGAATGAGGTGGTGTGGATTATGAGTCCACATCGTGGGTGGGCAACATCGGGGCGTGGTGAAGACCTGAACCAATACCTGTTGCAGCCACTGGATTCAGAAGGGAACCTCATTAAAAGTATAAACGTGATGGACGGTTTCTATAATCATACTGATTTTGAATGGAATTGGTATCAGCATGCCCCTCAGCTTATGCCCAACGGAAATATCATGCTGTTCGACAATGGCGATAATCGAAATTATAGAAACACCGGGCCTTACAGTCGGGCAGTTGAGTACGAAGTTAATGAGTCGGATATGACCATACAGCAGATCTGGCAATATGGCAAAGAACGGGGAGGTGAAACGTACTCACGAATTGTATCAGATGTGGACTATGATCCGGGTTCCGGCCATGTTTTCTTTTCGCCCGGTGCTGTCCATAACTCCAGTACGTACGGTAAGGTAGTAGAAGTTGATTACCTCAGTGGAGATGTTTTATTTGAGGCAACGATTACGCCCCCTGCTCCTCTGTTTATAATCACATTTCACCGAACAGAAAGGATGAAGATTTATGCCAACTAA